From one Gossypium hirsutum isolate 1008001.06 chromosome D08, Gossypium_hirsutum_v2.1, whole genome shotgun sequence genomic stretch:
- the LOC107963306 gene encoding serrate RNA effector molecule isoform X2 — protein sequence MAKVINMPVDSLDRRRGGDRKDNNNNNNRQLPPSDDPNLSPPAPPPPRRRDRDSRERRDRDYYDRNRSPPPPPTRERDYKRRSSISPPPPPLNYRDRRHSPPPRRSPPYKRSRREDGGYEGRRGSPRGGFGPGDRRFGYDYGGGYDREMMGRPGYPDDRPHGRYFGRSSGGYQDWDSGRGRYGDASNSGTTQREGLMSYKQFIQELEDDILPAEAERRYQEYKSEYISTQKRAFFDAHKDEEWLRDKYHPTNLVTVIERRNELARKVAKDFFLDLQSGTLDLTPGVNALSANKSGQTSEPNSEDETDIGGKRRRHGRGPTKETDILSLAPKAHLVSSDPRRIQIDIGQAQGLVRKLDSEKGIEENILNGSDNDKISRDKSHGSFAGPVIIVRGLTSVKGLEGVELLDSLITYLWRVHGVDYYGMIETSEAKGFRHVRAEGKSSDITSNGSEWEKKLDSYWQDRLRGQDPLEVMTAKDKLDAAAVESLDPFVRKIRDEKYGWKYGCGAKGCTKLFHAAEFVHKHLKLKHPELVIELTSKVREELYFQNYMNDPDAPGGTPVMQQPIPKDKPQRRKVMENRLKDERGLRRERDNRANGSDRFDRSENPQSSDFPSNNDGPDGGNHDDPMFDAFGGQGMHVAAPFSSDIAPPPVLMPVPGAGPLGPFVPAPPELAMQVFRERGGPPFEGNSRSGRPGPNLSGPAPFLLPPGFRQDPRRLRSYQDLDAPEDEVTVIDYRSL from the exons ATGGCCAAAGTCATAAACATGCCGGTCGATTCTCTAGATCGCCGCAGGGGCGGCGACCGTAAagataacaacaataataacaacAGACAGCTTCCGCCATCTGACGATCCCAACTTATCTCCCCCAGCTCCGCCTCCTCCTCGACGCCGCGACCGAGATTCGCGTGAGCGACGGGACCGTGACTACTACGATCGCAACCGCTCTCCTCCGCCTCCGCCGACCAGAGAGAGAGATTACAAACGGCGTAGTAGCATTAGCCCTCCACCACCGCCGTTGAATTACAGGGATAGGAGACACTCGCCTCCGCCTCGGAGGTCTCCGCCTTATAAGAGGTCTAGGCGTGAGGATGGAGGGTATGAAGGGAGGAGAGGGAGCCCTAGAGGCGGATTTGGACCCGGCGATAGAAg GTTTGGGTATGATTATGGTGGTGGATATGATCGCGAGATGATGGGCAGACCCGGTTACCCTGATGATAGGCCTCATGGCCGGTACTTTGGTCGCTCTTCTGGTGGTTATCAAG ATTGGGATTCAGGCCGTGGTAGATATGGTGATGCTTCTAATTCAGGGACTACTCAAAG agaaGGATTGATGTCATACAAGCAATTCATTCAAGAGCTTGAGGATGATATACTACCAGCTGAAGCTGAGCGCAG GTACCAAGAATACAAGTCAGAGTATATATCTACCCAAAAAAGAGCATTTTTTGATGCCCACAAAGACGAGGAATG GTTGAGAGACAAATATCATCCAACAAACTTGGTCACTGTTATTGAAAG GAGGAATGAGCTTGCACGCAAAGTTGCGAAGGACTTTTTCCTTGATCTGCAGAGTGGAACACTGGACTT AACACCTGGTGTCAATGCTTTGTCAGCAAATAAATCCGGACAAACCAGTGAACCTAATTCTGAAGATGAAACAGACATTGGTGGGAAAAGAAGGCGGCATGGTAGGGGACCTACTAAAGAAACTGATATTCTTTCTCTGGCTCCAAAGGCTCATCTAGTCAGTTCTGATCCCAGAAGAATTCAGATTGACATTGGACAAGCACAGGGCCTTGTACGTAAACTGGACTCTGAAAAAGGAATTGAGGAAAATATTTTAAACGGGTCGGACAATGACAAAATAAGTAGGGACAAATCTCATGGTAGTTTTGCAGGCCCAGTGATTATTGTACGTGGCTTGACTTCTGTAAAAGGCCTGGAAGGTGTTGAGCTTCTTGATAGTCTTATAACTTACTTGTGGCGTGTCCATGGTGTGGATTACTACGGTATGATTGAAACTAGTGAAGCTAAGGGTTTTAGGCACGTGAGAGCAGAGGGAAAGAGTTCTGATATTACTAGTAATGGGTCTGAGTGGGAAAAGAAACTGGACTCATACTGGCAAGATAGATTGAGAGGTCAAGATCCTTTGGAAGTAATGACTGCTAAGGACAAACTAGATGCTGCCGCTGTTGAATCTTTGGATCCTTTTGTCCGGAAGATAAGGGATGAAAAGTATGGTTGGAAGTATGGTTGTGGTGCTAAGGGTTGCACAAAGCTCTTTCATGCTGCAGAATTTGTGCACAAGCATCTTAAACTGAAACATCCGGAACTTGTGATCGAGCTAACGTCTAAAGTGCGTGAAGAGCTCTATTTCCAGAACTACATGAA TGATCCAGATGCGCCTGGTGGGACACCTGTTATGCAGCAACCCATACCG AAGGACAAGCCTCAGAGACGTAAAGTAATGGAAAATCGCTTGAAAGATGAACGTGGCTTACGCAGAGAACGTGATAATCGAGCTAATGGTAGTGACAGATTTGATAGATCTGAGAACCCTCAATCAAGTGATTTTCCGTCCAACAATGATGGTCCTGATGGGGGGAATCATGATGATCCTATGTTTGACGCTTTTGGTGGACAAGGGATGCATGTTGCAGCTCCATTTTCTTCAGATATTGCACCTCCACCAGTATTGATGCCTGTTCCCGGTGCTGG TCCATTGGGGCCCTTCGTTCCAGCTCCACCTGAACTTGCAATGCAAGTGTTCAGAGAGCGGGGTGGTCCTCCTTTTGAAGGCAATAGTAGAAGTGGACGCCCTGGACCTAATTTAAGTGGACCAGCCCCCTTTCTTTTGCCTCCTGGCTTCCGACAAGATCCTCGGCGCTTACGAAG TTACCAAGACTTAGATGCACCTGAGGACGAAGTCACAGTTATAGACTATCGGAGTTTGTAG
- the LOC107962797 gene encoding protein FAR1-RELATED SEQUENCE 3 isoform X1, producing the protein MDFHVIDSEGGLSHHGMSDDGDAEPGEGGEANHVENSLACEEDGISEPYVGMEFNSEDAARTFYDEYARCMGFSSKAGHFSSQYKTDGTIVAREFVCGREGLKRSAESCSAMIRIELKGEKWVVIKFVKEHSHSVMTSRKVHYLRPRRHFAGAAKTMADSYQGVGVVPSGMMYVSMDGNHVSMDANNCGIRKTPPAEANCSGKNVGTLSYAFRPVNRKRMLGRDAQNLLDYFKKMQAENPGFFYAIQLDEDNRMANVFWADARSRTAYMHFGDAVKLDTSYRVNQYRVPFAPFTGLNHHGQMILFGCALLFDDSEASFVWLFKTFLTAMNDRRPVSLITDQDRAIQTAMSQVFPGVPHCINKWHVLREGPEKLAHIFHVHPNFQAELYNCINLTETIEEFELSWSSIIEKYNLGAHDWLHSLYNARAQWVPAYFRDSFFAAITPNQGFDGSFFDGYVNQQTTLPIFFRQYELAIENWFEREIEADFDTICTTPVLRTPSPMEKQAADLYTRKIFTKFQEELVETFVYTANRIEGDGAISTFRVAKYEDVNKVYMVTLNYPEIRANCSCQMFEYSGILCRHILTVFTVTNVLTLPPHYILKRWTRNAKSGVGTDECGGDLHGQESLTSRYNSLCQEAIKYAEDGAIATETFNVAMAALNEVGKKVSVVKKTVAKLAPPDSLATGAAYDDKKSSTSAPDTAPSLWPQQDEITRHFNLNDTGTPAQSVSDLNLPRMAPVSLHRDDTHPDNMPVLPCLKSMRWLMENKNSKPENRLAVIILKLQDYSNSPSAEMDVKFQLSRITLEPMLRSMAYISEQLSTPANRVAVINLKLQDTETSTGESEVKFQVSRDTLGAMLRSMAYIREQLSSVQCEPQAEPSPKKHRK; encoded by the exons ATGGATTTCCATGTGATTGATTCAGAAGGGGGCTTGAGCCATCATGGAATGTCAGATGATGGGGATGCCGAACCTGGTGAAGGTGGAGAAGCAAATCATGTAGAGAATTCTTTAGCTTGTGAAGAAGATGGGATTTCTGAACCATATGTGGGCATGGAATTTAATTCTGAAGATGCTGCTAGAACTTTCTATGATGAGTATGCTAGATGTATGGGATTTAGCTCCAAAGCCGGTCATTTTTCTTCACAGTATAAAACTGATGGGACAATAGTTGCTAGGGAGTTTGTCTGTGGCAGAGAGGGTTTGAAAAGGTCTGCTGAAAGCTGCAGTGCAATGATTAGGATAGAGTTAAAAGGAGAAAAGTGGGTTGTTATAAAGTTTGTGAAGGAGCATAGCCATTCAGTGATGACTTCCAGGAAAGTGCATTACCTTCGTCCCCGCAGGCACTTTGCTGGTGCTGCAAAGACCATGGCTGATAGTTACCAAGGAGTTGGAGTTGTACCTAGTGGTATGATGTATGTTTCTATGGATGGAAACCATGTCTCCATGGATGCAAACAACTGTGGCATTAGGAAAACTCCTCCAGCAGAAGCAAATTGCTCAGGCAAGAATGTTGGGACACTGAGCTATGCATTTAGGCCAGTTAACAGAAAGAGAATGCTGGGGAGGGATGCTCAAAATCTGCTTGATTATTTCAAGAAAATGCAGGCTGAGAACCCTGGTTTCTTTTATGCAATACAGCTGGATGAGGATAATCGTATGGCTAATGTGTTTTGGGCCGATGCAAGGTCAAGGACAGCCTACATGCATTTCGGTGATGCTGTTAAACTGGATACAAGTTACAGGGTAAATCAGTATAGGGTGCCATTTGCTCCATTTACAGGGCTGAACCATCATGGTCAGATGATTTTATTCGGTTGTGCATTACTATTTGATGACTCTGAGGCATCTTTTGTTTGGCTTTTCAAGACATTTCTTACGGCAATGAACGATCGTCGACCTGTCTCCTTAATCACTGATCAAGACAGAGCCATACAAACAGCAATGTCTCAGGTGTTTCCTGGTGTTCCGCACTGTATTAATAAGTGGCATGTTTTAAGAGAAGGCCCAGAGAAGTTGGCACATATTTTTCATGTGCATCCTAATTTTCAGGCAGAACTGTATAATTGCATAAATTTGACTGAAACTATTGAGGAGTTTGAATTATCTTGGAGTTCTATTATTGAAAAGTATAATCTTGGGGCACATGATTGGCTTCACTCACTATATAATGCCCGAGCTCAATGGGTCCCTGCTTATTTTCGGGATTCCTTTTTTGCTGCAATAACTCCCAATCAAGGATTTGATGGCTCTttttttgatggatatgtgaatCAACAGACCACGTTACCTATCTTCTTTAGACAGTATGAACTAGCAATAGAGAACTGGTTTGAAAGGGAGATTGAAGCTGATTTTGACACAATATGCACCACACCAGTCCTGCGGACACCATCACCTATGGAGAAACAGGCAGCTGATCTATATACAaggaaaattttcacaaaatttcaagaAGAACTAGTTGAAACTTTTGTTTACACTGCTAATAGAATTGAAGGTGATGGAGCTATCAGCACGTTCAGAGTTGCAAAGTATGAGGATGTCAACAAAGTGTACATGGTAACATTAAACTACCCTGAAATAAGAGCTAATTGTAGCTGCCAAATGTTTGAGTATTCTGGCATCCTTTGTAGACATATTTTAACGGTCTTCACTGTGACAAATGTACTTACATTACCACCGCATTACATTCTGAAACGATGGACACGAAATGCAAAGTCCGGGGTTGGAACAGATGAATGTGGTGGCGACTTGCATGGTCAGGAGTCCTTGACATCAAGGTATAATAGTTTGTGTCAAGAAGCAATCAAATATGCAGAAGATGGGGCAATAGCTACTGAGACGTTCAATGTTGCAATGGCGGCTCTTAACGAAGTTGGGAAGAAGGTTTCTGTTGTAAAGAAAACTGTTGCAAAACTTGCACCTCCCGACTCACTGGCCACTGGTGCTGCCTATGATGACAAGAAGAGCTCAACATCAGCACCAGATACAGCCCCTTCGCTATGGCCACAGCAAGATGAAATTACACGTCATTTCAATCTTAATGACACTGGTACTCCAGCTCAATCTGTCTCAGATTTGAATCTGCCACGCATGGCACCTGTTTCCCTTCATCGGGATGATACTCATCCTGATAACATG CCGGTTCTTCCTTGTTTGAAGTCAATGAGATGGTTAATGGAGAACAAGAATTCTAAACCTGAAAATAGGTTGGCAGTCATTATTTTAAAG TTGCAAGATTATAGCAATAGTCCATCAGCTGAAATGGATGTTAAGTTTCAGCTCTCAAGGATTACTTTAGAACCCATGTTGAGGTCAATGGCTTATATCAGTGAACAGCTTTCTACCCCAGCTAACAGGGTTGCCGTCATCAATTTGAAG CTTCAAGACACCGAGACTAGTACAGGAGAGTCGGAGGTTAAATTCCAGGTGTCCAGGGATACATTAGGAGCAATGTTGAGATCAATGGCATACATCCGGGAGCAGCTTTCGAGTGTT cagTGCGAGCCACAAGCAGAGCCTTCACCAAAGAAGCATAGGAAATAA
- the LOC107963306 gene encoding serrate RNA effector molecule isoform X1 yields MAKVINMPVDSLDRRRGGDRKDNNNNNNRQLPPSDDPNLSPPAPPPPRRRDRDSRERRDRDYYDRNRSPPPPPTRERDYKRRSSISPPPPPLNYRDRRHSPPPRRSPPYKRSRREDGGYEGRRGSPRGGFGPGDRRFGYDYGGGYDREMMGRPGYPDDRPHGRYFGRSSGGYQDWDSGRGRYGDASNSGTTQSKIFREGLMSYKQFIQELEDDILPAEAERRYQEYKSEYISTQKRAFFDAHKDEEWLRDKYHPTNLVTVIERRNELARKVAKDFFLDLQSGTLDLTPGVNALSANKSGQTSEPNSEDETDIGGKRRRHGRGPTKETDILSLAPKAHLVSSDPRRIQIDIGQAQGLVRKLDSEKGIEENILNGSDNDKISRDKSHGSFAGPVIIVRGLTSVKGLEGVELLDSLITYLWRVHGVDYYGMIETSEAKGFRHVRAEGKSSDITSNGSEWEKKLDSYWQDRLRGQDPLEVMTAKDKLDAAAVESLDPFVRKIRDEKYGWKYGCGAKGCTKLFHAAEFVHKHLKLKHPELVIELTSKVREELYFQNYMNDPDAPGGTPVMQQPIPKDKPQRRKVMENRLKDERGLRRERDNRANGSDRFDRSENPQSSDFPSNNDGPDGGNHDDPMFDAFGGQGMHVAAPFSSDIAPPPVLMPVPGAGPLGPFVPAPPELAMQVFRERGGPPFEGNSRSGRPGPNLSGPAPFLLPPGFRQDPRRLRSYQDLDAPEDEVTVIDYRSL; encoded by the exons ATGGCCAAAGTCATAAACATGCCGGTCGATTCTCTAGATCGCCGCAGGGGCGGCGACCGTAAagataacaacaataataacaacAGACAGCTTCCGCCATCTGACGATCCCAACTTATCTCCCCCAGCTCCGCCTCCTCCTCGACGCCGCGACCGAGATTCGCGTGAGCGACGGGACCGTGACTACTACGATCGCAACCGCTCTCCTCCGCCTCCGCCGACCAGAGAGAGAGATTACAAACGGCGTAGTAGCATTAGCCCTCCACCACCGCCGTTGAATTACAGGGATAGGAGACACTCGCCTCCGCCTCGGAGGTCTCCGCCTTATAAGAGGTCTAGGCGTGAGGATGGAGGGTATGAAGGGAGGAGAGGGAGCCCTAGAGGCGGATTTGGACCCGGCGATAGAAg GTTTGGGTATGATTATGGTGGTGGATATGATCGCGAGATGATGGGCAGACCCGGTTACCCTGATGATAGGCCTCATGGCCGGTACTTTGGTCGCTCTTCTGGTGGTTATCAAG ATTGGGATTCAGGCCGTGGTAGATATGGTGATGCTTCTAATTCAGGGACTACTCAAAG taaaattttcagagaaGGATTGATGTCATACAAGCAATTCATTCAAGAGCTTGAGGATGATATACTACCAGCTGAAGCTGAGCGCAG GTACCAAGAATACAAGTCAGAGTATATATCTACCCAAAAAAGAGCATTTTTTGATGCCCACAAAGACGAGGAATG GTTGAGAGACAAATATCATCCAACAAACTTGGTCACTGTTATTGAAAG GAGGAATGAGCTTGCACGCAAAGTTGCGAAGGACTTTTTCCTTGATCTGCAGAGTGGAACACTGGACTT AACACCTGGTGTCAATGCTTTGTCAGCAAATAAATCCGGACAAACCAGTGAACCTAATTCTGAAGATGAAACAGACATTGGTGGGAAAAGAAGGCGGCATGGTAGGGGACCTACTAAAGAAACTGATATTCTTTCTCTGGCTCCAAAGGCTCATCTAGTCAGTTCTGATCCCAGAAGAATTCAGATTGACATTGGACAAGCACAGGGCCTTGTACGTAAACTGGACTCTGAAAAAGGAATTGAGGAAAATATTTTAAACGGGTCGGACAATGACAAAATAAGTAGGGACAAATCTCATGGTAGTTTTGCAGGCCCAGTGATTATTGTACGTGGCTTGACTTCTGTAAAAGGCCTGGAAGGTGTTGAGCTTCTTGATAGTCTTATAACTTACTTGTGGCGTGTCCATGGTGTGGATTACTACGGTATGATTGAAACTAGTGAAGCTAAGGGTTTTAGGCACGTGAGAGCAGAGGGAAAGAGTTCTGATATTACTAGTAATGGGTCTGAGTGGGAAAAGAAACTGGACTCATACTGGCAAGATAGATTGAGAGGTCAAGATCCTTTGGAAGTAATGACTGCTAAGGACAAACTAGATGCTGCCGCTGTTGAATCTTTGGATCCTTTTGTCCGGAAGATAAGGGATGAAAAGTATGGTTGGAAGTATGGTTGTGGTGCTAAGGGTTGCACAAAGCTCTTTCATGCTGCAGAATTTGTGCACAAGCATCTTAAACTGAAACATCCGGAACTTGTGATCGAGCTAACGTCTAAAGTGCGTGAAGAGCTCTATTTCCAGAACTACATGAA TGATCCAGATGCGCCTGGTGGGACACCTGTTATGCAGCAACCCATACCG AAGGACAAGCCTCAGAGACGTAAAGTAATGGAAAATCGCTTGAAAGATGAACGTGGCTTACGCAGAGAACGTGATAATCGAGCTAATGGTAGTGACAGATTTGATAGATCTGAGAACCCTCAATCAAGTGATTTTCCGTCCAACAATGATGGTCCTGATGGGGGGAATCATGATGATCCTATGTTTGACGCTTTTGGTGGACAAGGGATGCATGTTGCAGCTCCATTTTCTTCAGATATTGCACCTCCACCAGTATTGATGCCTGTTCCCGGTGCTGG TCCATTGGGGCCCTTCGTTCCAGCTCCACCTGAACTTGCAATGCAAGTGTTCAGAGAGCGGGGTGGTCCTCCTTTTGAAGGCAATAGTAGAAGTGGACGCCCTGGACCTAATTTAAGTGGACCAGCCCCCTTTCTTTTGCCTCCTGGCTTCCGACAAGATCCTCGGCGCTTACGAAG TTACCAAGACTTAGATGCACCTGAGGACGAAGTCACAGTTATAGACTATCGGAGTTTGTAG
- the LOC107962797 gene encoding protein FAR1-RELATED SEQUENCE 3 isoform X2, which produces MDFHVIDSEGGLSHHGMSDDGDAEPGEGGEANHVENSLACEEDGISEPYVGMEFNSEDAARTFYDEYARCMGFSSKAGHFSSQYKTDGTIVAREFVCGREGLKRSAESCSAMIRIELKGEKWVVIKFVKEHSHSVMTSRKVHYLRPRRHFAGAAKTMADSYQGVGVVPSGMMYVSMDGNHVSMDANNCGIRKTPPAEANCSGKNVGTLSYAFRPVNRKRMLGRDAQNLLDYFKKMQAENPGFFYAIQLDEDNRMANVFWADARSRTAYMHFGDAVKLDTSYRVNQYRVPFAPFTGLNHHGQMILFGCALLFDDSEASFVWLFKTFLTAMNDRRPVSLITDQDRAIQTAMSQVFPGVPHCINKWHVLREGPEKLAHIFHVHPNFQAELYNCINLTETIEEFELSWSSIIEKYNLGAHDWLHSLYNARAQWVPAYFRDSFFAAITPNQGFDGSFFDGYVNQQTTLPIFFRQYELAIENWFEREIEADFDTICTTPVLRTPSPMEKQAADLYTRKIFTKFQEELVETFVYTANRIEGDGAISTFRVAKYEDVNKVYMVTLNYPEIRANCSCQMFEYSGILCRHILTVFTVTNVLTLPPHYILKRWTRNAKSGVGTDECGGDLHGQESLTSRYNSLCQEAIKYAEDGAIATETFNVAMAALNEVGKKVSVVKKTVAKLAPPDSLATGAAYDDKKSSTSAPDTAPSLWPQQDEITRHFNLNDTGTPAQSVSDLNLPRMAPVSLHRDDTHPDNMPVLPCLKSMRWLMENKNSKPENRLAVIILKLQDYSNSPSAEMDVKFQLSRITLEPMLRSMAYISEQLSTPANRVAVINLKLQDTETSTGESEVKFQVSRDTLGAMLRSMAYIREQLSSVCEPQAEPSPKKHRK; this is translated from the exons ATGGATTTCCATGTGATTGATTCAGAAGGGGGCTTGAGCCATCATGGAATGTCAGATGATGGGGATGCCGAACCTGGTGAAGGTGGAGAAGCAAATCATGTAGAGAATTCTTTAGCTTGTGAAGAAGATGGGATTTCTGAACCATATGTGGGCATGGAATTTAATTCTGAAGATGCTGCTAGAACTTTCTATGATGAGTATGCTAGATGTATGGGATTTAGCTCCAAAGCCGGTCATTTTTCTTCACAGTATAAAACTGATGGGACAATAGTTGCTAGGGAGTTTGTCTGTGGCAGAGAGGGTTTGAAAAGGTCTGCTGAAAGCTGCAGTGCAATGATTAGGATAGAGTTAAAAGGAGAAAAGTGGGTTGTTATAAAGTTTGTGAAGGAGCATAGCCATTCAGTGATGACTTCCAGGAAAGTGCATTACCTTCGTCCCCGCAGGCACTTTGCTGGTGCTGCAAAGACCATGGCTGATAGTTACCAAGGAGTTGGAGTTGTACCTAGTGGTATGATGTATGTTTCTATGGATGGAAACCATGTCTCCATGGATGCAAACAACTGTGGCATTAGGAAAACTCCTCCAGCAGAAGCAAATTGCTCAGGCAAGAATGTTGGGACACTGAGCTATGCATTTAGGCCAGTTAACAGAAAGAGAATGCTGGGGAGGGATGCTCAAAATCTGCTTGATTATTTCAAGAAAATGCAGGCTGAGAACCCTGGTTTCTTTTATGCAATACAGCTGGATGAGGATAATCGTATGGCTAATGTGTTTTGGGCCGATGCAAGGTCAAGGACAGCCTACATGCATTTCGGTGATGCTGTTAAACTGGATACAAGTTACAGGGTAAATCAGTATAGGGTGCCATTTGCTCCATTTACAGGGCTGAACCATCATGGTCAGATGATTTTATTCGGTTGTGCATTACTATTTGATGACTCTGAGGCATCTTTTGTTTGGCTTTTCAAGACATTTCTTACGGCAATGAACGATCGTCGACCTGTCTCCTTAATCACTGATCAAGACAGAGCCATACAAACAGCAATGTCTCAGGTGTTTCCTGGTGTTCCGCACTGTATTAATAAGTGGCATGTTTTAAGAGAAGGCCCAGAGAAGTTGGCACATATTTTTCATGTGCATCCTAATTTTCAGGCAGAACTGTATAATTGCATAAATTTGACTGAAACTATTGAGGAGTTTGAATTATCTTGGAGTTCTATTATTGAAAAGTATAATCTTGGGGCACATGATTGGCTTCACTCACTATATAATGCCCGAGCTCAATGGGTCCCTGCTTATTTTCGGGATTCCTTTTTTGCTGCAATAACTCCCAATCAAGGATTTGATGGCTCTttttttgatggatatgtgaatCAACAGACCACGTTACCTATCTTCTTTAGACAGTATGAACTAGCAATAGAGAACTGGTTTGAAAGGGAGATTGAAGCTGATTTTGACACAATATGCACCACACCAGTCCTGCGGACACCATCACCTATGGAGAAACAGGCAGCTGATCTATATACAaggaaaattttcacaaaatttcaagaAGAACTAGTTGAAACTTTTGTTTACACTGCTAATAGAATTGAAGGTGATGGAGCTATCAGCACGTTCAGAGTTGCAAAGTATGAGGATGTCAACAAAGTGTACATGGTAACATTAAACTACCCTGAAATAAGAGCTAATTGTAGCTGCCAAATGTTTGAGTATTCTGGCATCCTTTGTAGACATATTTTAACGGTCTTCACTGTGACAAATGTACTTACATTACCACCGCATTACATTCTGAAACGATGGACACGAAATGCAAAGTCCGGGGTTGGAACAGATGAATGTGGTGGCGACTTGCATGGTCAGGAGTCCTTGACATCAAGGTATAATAGTTTGTGTCAAGAAGCAATCAAATATGCAGAAGATGGGGCAATAGCTACTGAGACGTTCAATGTTGCAATGGCGGCTCTTAACGAAGTTGGGAAGAAGGTTTCTGTTGTAAAGAAAACTGTTGCAAAACTTGCACCTCCCGACTCACTGGCCACTGGTGCTGCCTATGATGACAAGAAGAGCTCAACATCAGCACCAGATACAGCCCCTTCGCTATGGCCACAGCAAGATGAAATTACACGTCATTTCAATCTTAATGACACTGGTACTCCAGCTCAATCTGTCTCAGATTTGAATCTGCCACGCATGGCACCTGTTTCCCTTCATCGGGATGATACTCATCCTGATAACATG CCGGTTCTTCCTTGTTTGAAGTCAATGAGATGGTTAATGGAGAACAAGAATTCTAAACCTGAAAATAGGTTGGCAGTCATTATTTTAAAG TTGCAAGATTATAGCAATAGTCCATCAGCTGAAATGGATGTTAAGTTTCAGCTCTCAAGGATTACTTTAGAACCCATGTTGAGGTCAATGGCTTATATCAGTGAACAGCTTTCTACCCCAGCTAACAGGGTTGCCGTCATCAATTTGAAG CTTCAAGACACCGAGACTAGTACAGGAGAGTCGGAGGTTAAATTCCAGGTGTCCAGGGATACATTAGGAGCAATGTTGAGATCAATGGCATACATCCGGGAGCAGCTTTCGAGTGTT TGCGAGCCACAAGCAGAGCCTTCACCAAAGAAGCATAGGAAATAA